A region from the Carassius carassius chromosome 33, fCarCar2.1, whole genome shotgun sequence genome encodes:
- the LOC132114090 gene encoding putative nuclease HARBI1 gives MACPFIDEVVDEGAIIIRRAFQRKRTFRDRADPLAFSDYYLHERYRFSRKGIAYICRLLSPHIANSTRRNKALTVPQTVCIALRFFASGTFLYTVGDAENISKASVCRSVRIVYLSLKKLLNVFITIHSIKQAFYGIAAFPNVIGALDCTHVRIKRPSGPHEADFVNGKSLHSINVQMICDADCIITNVEAKWPGSVHDSRIFRASSLSHQLAQGQFSGVLLGDKGYACLPYLLTPYQETQTEAQHNYNIAHARTRARIEMAFGLIKSRFQCLNYLRVIPQRACDIVVACVVLHNIACLRRERQPRMVVEQDWDIEGIFDDNEIGRVIRDRYANNYFN, from the exons ATGGCGTGTCCTTTCATTGATGAGGTGGTGGATGAGGGAGCGATAATCATACGCAGGGCATTTCAAAGAAAGCGTACTTTCAGGGACAGGGCAGACCCGTTGGCTTTTTCTGACTACTACCTGCATGAACGGTATAGATTCTCGAGGAAAGGGATAGCATATATTTGCAGATTACTGAGCCCACACATCGCAAATAGCACACGGCGCAATAAAGCGCTCACAGTCCCGCAGACTGTGTGCATTGCACTTCGCTTTTTTGCCAGCGGAACATTTTTGTACACAGTTGGAGATGCAGAGAACATCAGCAAAGCATCGGTTTGCCGCTCTGTACGAATTGTGTAcctgtctttaaaaaaattactcaatGTGTTCATCACGATTCACAGTATTAAACAAGCCTTTTATGGAATCGCTG ctttcccAAATGTTATCGGAGCTCTGGACTGCACCCACGTGCGCATAAAGCGCCCGTCTGGTCCGCATGAAGCAGACTTCGTTAATGGGAAATCATTACACAGCATCAATGTACAG atgATTTGTGATGCAGACTGCATAATCACAAATGTAGAGGCAAAATGGCCTGGCTCAGTGCATGATTCCAGAATCTTTCGGGCCTCTTCTCTTTCCCACCAACTGGCACAAG gtcAATTCTCAGGAGTTTTGCTGGGAGACAAGGGATATGCATGCCTGCCTTATCTCTTGACTCCCTATCAGGAGACGCAGACTGAGGCACAGCACAACTACAATATTGCCCATGCACGCACAAGAGCTCGTATAGAGATGGCATTTGGGCTCATCAAGTCAAGGTTCCAGTGCCTGAATTACCTCAGAGTGATTCCACAAAGGGCATGTGACATTGTAGTTGCATGTGTTGTGCTACATAACATTGCCTGCCTGAGGAGAGAGAGGCAACCAAGGATGGTTGTAGAGCAAGACTGGGACATTGAAGGCATTTTTGATGACAATGAAATAGGCAGGGTTATAAGAGACCGTTAtgccaataattattttaattaa